TCTGCAAGCCTAGTTGCTAAAGAGCAGTCACTTAGTTTTGATGCTGAGTTAAGCAATTATCAATACGACTTACCTGTACAGTTTTTTAATTTTTCGTCACAAAATACGCCATTGAAAATGGCTTACTCTTACCTTAAGCCAAGTAATAATATGCCTACCGTTGTGCTTATGCATGGCAAAAACTTTAACGGCCATTATTGGACCAATACTGCCAAATACCTTAATAGCAAAGGCTATGGTGTATTGATCCCGGATCAAATTGGTTTTGGTAAATCATCAAAGCCCGCTGATTATCAATTTTCGTTTGCTGTATTAGCTAATAACACTCATCAGTTAGTGTCATCTTTAAATATTGAAAACCCTATTGTACTTGGCCACTCAATGGGCGGCATGCTAGCAAGCCGTTACAGCCTGATGTTTTCTAGCCAAGTTAGTAAACTCATTTTGCTAAACCCAATTGGTTTAGAGAACTATTTAAATTATGTGCAATACAAAGACACTGATT
The nucleotide sequence above comes from Pseudoalteromonas shioyasakiensis. Encoded proteins:
- a CDS encoding alpha/beta fold hydrolase; this encodes MMFLRILLVSALVLWSSASLVAKEQSLSFDAELSNYQYDLPVQFFNFSSQNTPLKMAYSYLKPSNNMPTVVLMHGKNFNGHYWTNTAKYLNSKGYGVLIPDQIGFGKSSKPADYQFSFAVLANNTHQLVSSLNIENPIVLGHSMGGMLASRYSLMFSSQVSKLILLNPIGLENYLNYVQYKDTDFFFKNELAKTPEKVIAYQKKNYYDGKWNSSYEQLTHFISGQIQGPDHRHMAWVNAKTYDMIFTQPVITEFDQLSMPVSLIIGTRDRTGPGRNWKKANVDHELGRYDKLGKAAAAMIPKSQLIELDDIGHLPHIEDFERFKGALDKALSF